CTTCGGTACCTGAATTAACCATGCGTACCTTTTCCATCGAAGGCACAAGCTTTTTAACTAGCTCTGCCATGACAATTTCGTTTTCAGTGGGGGCACCGTAACTTAAGCCGTTATCTACTGCTTTGTGTACGGCTTCGCGGATTATTGGGTTGTTGTGGCCCAAAATCATCGGTCCCCAACTGCCAACATAATCAATATAAGCTTTATCGTCAGCATCATATAAGTACGCACCATCGGCTTTAGATACAAAAAGTGGATCGCCACCGACACCTTTAAAAGCGCGTACAGGTGAGTTAACCCCACCAGGAATACTTTGTTGGGCTTTAGCAAATAATTGTTCTGAACGTGTCATGTTAAGTCCTCTTTTTATAATCCTGATTCTGCTTTTTGGCTATACCAAACGATACCGCAATCATGGTGACTAACCACTTGTTCGACACCTAAAGTTGTGGCGAACAAAGCCATACGTACTAATACGCCGTTATCCGCTTGGCGGAAAATGGCTAGGTTAGGGTTGTGGTTCATGTCGTTGTCTAACTCATTAGCATCCGCGCGTGAATCGCGAGGCAATGGATGCATGATCACTGTATTAGATTTACAGTGCTGCGTATAAATACTTTGATTTAAACGGAATTTTCCTCGGTATTTATTGGCTTCATCTTCTGACGGAAAACGCTCTTGTTGAATACGTGTTTGGTAAACAATATCCGCGCTTAAATTACCTTCTAGCTGGTCTGTGATTTCGTATTTATGACCGGCATTATCGATAGCATCAATAATATAGTCAGGCATAGCTAATTCGTTAGGCGAGACAAAGGTAAAGCGAATGTTTTGGTACAGACAAAGTAGCTTAGATAATGAATGAACAGTTCGGCCATATTTTAAATCACCCACCATGGCAATGTGCATACCGTCAATCATTTTGCCATTATGTGCTTGTTCTTTACTAATAGTATATAAATCGAGTAGAGCCTGAGTTGGATGCTCATTGGCACCATCACCACCATTAATAACTGGGACTCGGCTACCTTCTGCAAACTCA
This genomic window from Saccharobesus litoralis contains:
- a CDS encoding aspartate carbamoyltransferase, whose protein sequence is MFKFQGADILSVNQFDRASIEYLFTVADTMRPYAHREKRTRVLDGAILGNLFFEPSTRTRVSFGTAFNLLGGHVRETVGASSSALAKGESLYDTARVLSSYSDVIAMRHPDSGSVAEFAEGSRVPVINGGDGANEHPTQALLDLYTISKEQAHNGKMIDGMHIAMVGDLKYGRTVHSLSKLLCLYQNIRFTFVSPNELAMPDYIIDAIDNAGHKYEITDQLEGNLSADIVYQTRIQQERFPSEDEANKYRGKFRLNQSIYTQHCKSNTVIMHPLPRDSRADANELDNDMNHNPNLAIFRQADNGVLVRMALFATTLGVEQVVSHHDCGIVWYSQKAESGL